From one Bacilli bacterium PM5-9 genomic stretch:
- a CDS encoding tRNA pseudouridine55 synthase (product_source=KO:K03177; cath_funfam=3.30.2350.10; cog=COG0130; ko=KO:K03177; pfam=PF01509,PF16198; superfamily=55120; tigrfam=TIGR00431), whose translation MNGIVLVNKEKNMSSHDVVARLRRILKTKKVGHCGTLDPMATGVLVCLINKATKLSNYLVLDKKRYIATFKLGQATTTQDLEGEVVDKKEYQYEYNDDDILKILEDFKGVQMQIPSIYSAIKVNGKKLYEYARNNEKVEIPQREINILNLELLSFEDDLITIDVECSSGTYIRSLCFDIAKKLGYPGVLVSLNRIESGVFKLEDSYTLNDIENNEYKYISMKDALSGYKMIDIDETMYNDVKNGKALNIEVDEKFVVVYQGDIQAIYDKSSNGLSKMIRGLW comes from the coding sequence ATGAATGGAATAGTGTTAGTTAATAAAGAAAAAAATATGTCAAGTCATGATGTAGTAGCAAGACTTAGAAGAATATTAAAAACAAAAAAGGTTGGTCATTGTGGGACTTTAGATCCAATGGCAACTGGAGTTTTAGTATGTCTAATTAATAAAGCAACTAAATTATCTAATTACTTGGTATTGGATAAAAAAAGATATATTGCGACTTTTAAATTAGGGCAAGCAACAACTACTCAAGATTTAGAGGGTGAAGTAGTTGATAAAAAAGAATACCAGTATGAATATAATGATGATGATATTTTAAAAATATTAGAAGATTTTAAGGGTGTTCAAATGCAAATTCCTTCGATTTATAGTGCGATTAAAGTAAATGGGAAGAAATTATATGAGTATGCACGTAACAATGAAAAAGTAGAAATTCCACAAAGGGAAATAAATATTTTAAATTTAGAATTATTATCTTTTGAAGATGATTTAATTACAATTGATGTTGAGTGTAGTAGTGGAACATATATTAGATCTTTATGTTTTGATATAGCTAAAAAATTAGGCTATCCTGGTGTTTTAGTGAGCTTAAATCGTATTGAATCTGGTGTTTTTAAATTAGAAGATAGTTATACTTTAAATGATATTGAAAATAATGAATATAAATATATCTCAATGAAAGATGCTTTAAGTGGATATAAAATGATTGATATTGATGAAACTATGTATAACGATGTAAAAAATGGTAAAGCATTAAATATTGAAGTTGATGAAAAATTTGTAGTAGTGTATCAAGGTGATATTCAAGCAATTTATGATAAATCATCTAATGGACTATCAAAAATGATAAGGGGGCTATGGTAA
- a CDS encoding hypothetical protein (product_source=Hypo-rule applied; superfamily=103661,48498,53474), with amino-acid sequence MLNDKFIIEMSCNYIYRLDELKNASSNLFKYLINNYPNFKIIDFQTPFNKTRLHAICIQDTLSKDVAIIYQGSTDLEDWRHDNLNNFLNKNVQQYEAALEYYEYIENKGHRITYVGGNSLGGGCAQYVGLKHPHTRAICINSSPLTKHNDNDSKNILNIRVSSEPLYRCVSLDSDRYESGYVGTIVLVNRSLYGSYNYFNNLELAHRGAIVFPYNYIYTNYHVNSMEEFKNVVDAKTYNQFMQLKIAPSLSQFMSFDLITNNINQVDNFDLTTLNKNYNIRLKEIKRSLLDYTIPNFELKIGAPFIHINNEISDNLKMIIKYSLLHITKQEEKLYDNIYYVIEKSTNYFYKIITENLMDINNNINGDTTASDYEKTINDMNINKLCITNILKSLSEISNELNTYNNFSFKDFLNKKTIEPFNQQVKPFTLDYKEFVYDKIDKSIINNISSNKSFIEQLEKMIVAALKAKKISLQLTQSFIKSSLVPEDIDYLMKYYNIGSIIENALSIFKNDFYEAILANSMLQNYQSNLTNINEQLFELRKTTNNLKEYLSLTKNNHKQKRIIKKIDDINKYIDELIKFNKQSLIN; translated from the coding sequence TTGTTAAATGATAAATTTATAATTGAAATGAGTTGTAATTATATCTATAGACTTGATGAGTTGAAAAATGCTAGTAGTAATTTATTTAAATACTTAATAAATAATTATCCTAACTTTAAAATTATTGACTTTCAAACACCATTCAATAAAACAAGATTACATGCTATTTGTATTCAAGATACTCTATCAAAAGATGTAGCAATCATCTATCAAGGATCAACTGATTTAGAAGATTGGCGACATGATAATTTAAATAACTTTTTAAATAAAAATGTTCAACAATATGAAGCAGCCTTAGAATATTATGAGTATATTGAAAATAAAGGACATCGTATTACTTATGTAGGTGGTAACTCTCTTGGTGGTGGTTGTGCCCAATATGTTGGTTTAAAACACCCTCACACTAGAGCTATTTGTATTAATTCATCACCATTAACTAAACACAATGACAATGATTCTAAAAACATTTTAAATATACGCGTTAGTTCTGAACCACTATATCGATGTGTTTCGCTTGATAGTGATAGATATGAAAGTGGTTATGTAGGTACAATAGTTTTAGTTAATCGCTCATTATATGGCAGCTATAATTATTTTAATAATCTTGAGTTAGCTCATCGAGGGGCAATTGTATTTCCATACAATTATATTTACACTAATTATCATGTAAATAGTATGGAAGAGTTTAAAAATGTTGTGGATGCTAAAACATATAATCAGTTTATGCAATTAAAAATTGCTCCTTCTCTATCTCAATTTATGAGTTTTGATTTAATCACAAACAATATTAACCAAGTTGATAATTTTGATTTAACTACTTTAAATAAAAATTACAATATTCGCCTTAAAGAAATTAAAAGATCACTATTAGATTACACTATTCCTAATTTTGAATTAAAAATTGGTGCACCATTTATCCATATAAATAATGAAATTAGTGATAACCTAAAAATGATTATTAAATATAGCCTATTACATATCACTAAACAAGAAGAAAAGCTGTACGATAATATTTACTATGTTATTGAAAAATCAACTAATTATTTTTACAAAATTATCACTGAAAACCTTATGGATATTAATAATAATATTAATGGTGATACAACCGCAAGTGATTATGAAAAAACCATCAATGATATGAACATTAATAAATTATGTATTACAAATATTTTAAAAAGTTTAAGTGAAATTTCAAATGAGTTAAATACTTATAATAACTTTTCATTTAAAGACTTTTTAAATAAAAAAACAATTGAACCATTTAATCAACAAGTAAAGCCTTTTACACTTGATTATAAGGAATTTGTTTATGATAAAATTGATAAAAGTATTATTAATAATATTTCAAGTAATAAATCATTTATTGAACAATTAGAAAAAATGATTGTAGCGGCTTTAAAAGCAAAGAAAATTTCATTACAACTAACTCAATCATTTATTAAATCATCACTTGTTCCTGAAGATATTGATTATTTAATGAAATATTATAATATAGGAAGTATTATTGAAAATGCTTTAAGTATTTTTAAAAATGATTTTTATGAAGCTATCTTAGCTAACTCAATGTTACAAAATTATCAAAGTAATTTAACTAATATTAATGAACAGCTTTTTGAATTAAGAAAAACAACTAATAATTTAAAAGAATATCTTTCTTTAACAAAAAATAATCATAAACAAAAAAGAATTATTAAAAAGATTGATGATATAAACAAATATATTGATGAATTGATTAAATTTAATAAACAAAGTTTAATTAATTAA
- a CDS encoding riboflavin kinase/FMN adenylyltransferase (product_source=KO:K11753; cath_funfam=2.40.30.30,3.40.50.620; cog=COG0196; ko=KO:K11753; pfam=PF01687,PF06574; smart=SM00904; superfamily=52374,82114; tigrfam=TIGR00083), whose product MEIIHLRNDDEISQLNNEYAVAIGNFDGVHLGHREVIKKAVKLASSKNMKAGVMCFDVTPRQLVNKIDNYYMLRSFEQKKEILEELGIETIFLIHFNDKIKNLSPQEFVEKMIISSNIKYLVCGYDFAFGKNKAGNATYLQQFSEFKTIILPRIEINHDKVSSTLINELLSHGSIQEANRLLVKPYSIIGKVIAGNQKGRMIGFPTANVLPLVNYRIPQSGVYATRVIVNDKEYYGMTNIGHNPTFNFSCNTSVETNIFDFDEDIYGCIIEIIFIKYIRKEKIFDDVDDLVRQLNKDKQDIIDFFNEK is encoded by the coding sequence ATGGAAATAATTCATTTAAGAAATGATGATGAAATATCTCAATTAAATAATGAATATGCTGTAGCAATCGGTAATTTTGATGGTGTTCATTTAGGACATCGTGAGGTTATAAAAAAAGCTGTTAAACTAGCAAGCTCTAAAAATATGAAAGCTGGTGTTATGTGTTTTGATGTAACACCACGTCAATTGGTTAATAAAATTGATAACTATTATATGTTGAGATCATTTGAACAAAAAAAAGAAATTTTAGAAGAATTGGGTATTGAAACAATCTTTTTAATTCATTTTAATGATAAAATTAAAAATTTAAGTCCTCAAGAATTTGTTGAGAAAATGATTATATCGAGTAATATTAAATATTTAGTTTGTGGTTATGATTTTGCTTTTGGTAAAAATAAAGCTGGAAATGCTACTTACTTACAACAATTTAGTGAGTTTAAAACAATTATTTTACCACGTATCGAAATAAATCATGATAAAGTTAGTTCAACATTGATTAATGAATTATTAAGCCATGGTAGTATTCAAGAGGCTAATCGTTTATTAGTTAAACCATATTCTATTATTGGTAAAGTGATTGCTGGTAATCAAAAGGGGAGAATGATTGGTTTTCCTACTGCAAATGTGCTACCGCTTGTTAATTATCGTATTCCACAAAGTGGTGTTTATGCAACAAGAGTTATTGTTAATGATAAAGAGTATTATGGTATGACTAACATCGGTCATAATCCAACTTTTAATTTTTCTTGTAATACTTCTGTTGAAACAAATATTTTTGATTTTGATGAAGATATTTACGGTTGCATTATTGAAATTATCTTTATAAAGTATATAAGAAAAGAAAAGATTTTTGATGATGTTGATGATCTAGTGAGACAGTTAAATAAAGATAAGCAAGATATTATTGATTTTTTTAATGAAAAATAA